A genomic region of Rhipicephalus sanguineus isolate Rsan-2018 chromosome 1, BIME_Rsan_1.4, whole genome shotgun sequence contains the following coding sequences:
- the LOC119381035 gene encoding uncharacterized protein LOC119381035, whose translation MRRMNVDGSTWTPTANSRVCSEHFISGEPSRFPDHPDNVPSVFKHKPASRRDAVGRFERSINRRNTKPAIAQNSQTSRSNPSMVPAVAEDSSQCSNGSPGLEPEAACQLIHYDSGEHEHIQASEVPVHRTTPLESGASKHDECQPDQMSSLRIAELEALLAKAEERNLALQRDLKAAQQHTDAWRMSYYELKETTLSLSNLKTEKDMLYYTGLPSRQVFNNLLYLIVHQNQPLKKHEEIKTHNTEEQLFMVLVRLRTGMPTKEISRNFSIPMSTFRRLFSAWILMLEKLLTDVTGFPSLSHIQFNISHHFRRYPNTRIILDTTEIRIQKPSGVHAQRQTFSSYKHANTMKCLVGATPDCFVNFVSALYGGGTSDRKIVQQSGVLDLLEPGDGVMVDKGFKVEDLLPHGVSLYMPPFRIAGKAQMSAKDVEETRHIAIARVHIERVIRRINEFHILDKPFPINMLNLADAVFTTCAYLSNFRGPLINNEKEKVEDE comes from the exons ATGCGCCGAATGAACGTCGACGGGTCTACGTGGACGCCTACAGCCAACTCGCGCGTTTGCAGCGAGCATTTCATATCAG GAGAACCATCGAGGTTTCCAGACCACCCCGACAACGTCCCATCTGTGTTCAAGCACAAGCCTGCGAGCCGCCGTGATGCTGTTGGGCGTTTTGAAAGGTCAATCAACAGACGAA ataccAAGCCAGCAATCGCACAGAACAGCCAGACTTCGAGAAGTAACCCATCAATGGTGCCAGCTGTCGCGGAAGATTCATCACAATGCAGCAATGGCAGCCCAGGGCTGGAACCCGAGGCAGCATGTCAACTAATTCATTATGACTCCGGGGAACATGAACATATCCAAGCTAGTGAAGTACCTGTGCATCGTACAACCCCTCTTGAAAGTGGTGCTTCTAAGCATGATGAATGCCAGCCCGACCAGATGTCTAGCCTTAGAATAGCTGAACTTGAAGCCCTTTTAGCTAAAGCAGAAGAAAGGAACTTGGCTCTACAGAGAGATTTAAAAGCAGCACAGCAGCATACTGACGCCTGGAGAATGAGCTACTATGAGCTGAAAGAAACAACACTATCTCTCTCTAacctgaaaacagaaaaagacatgCTGTATTACACAGGCTTACCGAGCAGGCAAGTGTTTAACAACCTCCTTTACTTAATCGTGCACCAAAATCAACCCCTCAAGAAACATGAGGAGATTAAAACGCACAACACAGAAGAACAGTTGTTCATGGTGTTGGTACGCCTGCGAACAGGCATGCCTACGAAAGAAATTTCTCGAAATTTCTCTATCCCAATGTCGACATTTCGTCGCCTTTTCTCGGCATGGATTCTCATGCTAGAAAAGCTCCTCACCGATGTCACAGGCTTTCCGTCCCTCTCTCATATACAGTTTAACATATCGCACCACTTCAGACGGTATCCAAACACAAGGATAATATTAGACACAACAGAAATACGTATCCAGAAGCCATCAGGGGTGCATGCCCAGCGACAAACTTTTTCAAGCTATAAGCATGCAAACACAATGAAATGCCTAGTGGGAGCCACGCCGGATTGCTTTGTAAATTTTGTGTCTGCTCTGTATGGTGGAGGAACCAGCGACAGGAAGATTGTACAACAGTCAGGTGTACTCGATTTGTTGGAGCCAGGCGATGGTGTGATGGTGGATAAGGGCTTTAAAGTTGAAGACCTTCTTCCACATGGTGTTTCACTTTATATGCCTCCCTTTCGCATTGCTGGCAAAGCTCAAATGAGTGCAAAGGACGTTGAAGAAACGAGGCATATTGCCATTGCGAGAGTACATATAGAGAGAGTTATTAGGAGAATAAATGAGTTCCACATATTAGACAAACCATTTCCTATAAACATGCTGAACCTGGCAGATGCAGTTTTTACAACATGTGCGTACTTGTCAAACTTTAGAGGTCCGCTGATAAATAACGAGAAAGAGAAGGTAGAGGACGAATAA
- the LOC125756983 gene encoding uncharacterized protein LOC125756983 — protein MAQCAPHLLWNRYSASKPATVQNTSGITDIVDLHSRECLALFANYWAQQVRLTAAERAKICTNTVGQSNNPLRQAERTGRLTASNFYRILRCIKPEGLVRDILYPRKKENLGPSDPRLYGLRNEAVAVESYRTIMRLYDKDIEVYETGLHVHETYAFIAASPDRLVRDGAETGLLEVKCPASKAGQTITEACQDKTFCAKLVDGSPTLKRDHPYFFQIQGQLAVTGKTWCDFVVWTNRSELHLSTFVERIYFDEDVWCEILQALIYFYKAAIIPELLTRRIRRLGFLYTTGAGYVPYKKYAQGFYIAEPSEDPVTLIIRKLK, from the coding sequence ATGGCTCAGTGCGCTCCACATCTGTTGTGGAATCGGTACAGTGCCAGCAAACCAGCTACCGTGCAAAACACCAGTGGCATCACCGACATTGTAGACCTCCACTCCAGGGAATGCTTGGCATTGTTTGCCAACTATTGGGCACAGCAGGTGCGACTCACAGCTGCAGAGAGAGCGAAAATTTGCACGAACACAGTCGGCCAGAGCAACAATCCACTGCGGCAAGCTGAAAGGACTGGCCGCCTGACAGCCTCCAACTTTTACAGAATACTGCGCTGCATCAAACCCGAGGGACTTGTTAGAGACATTTTGTATCCACGCAAGAAAGAGAACCTTGGACCAAGCGACCCAAGGTTGTACGGTCTTAGAAATGAAGCGGTAGCGGTAGAAAGTTATCGTACAATAATGCGGCTGTACGATAAAGACATTGAGGTCTACGAAACGGGACTTCATGTTCACGAAACCTACGCCTTTATAGCGGCATCACCAGACCGCTTGGTCAGAGATGGAGCTGAGACAGGGCTCCTTGAGGTAAAGTGCCCTGCCTCGAAAGCTGGGCAGACCATTACTGAGGCTTGCCAAGACAAAACATTTTGTGCAAAACTCGTTGATGGTTCTCCTACATTAAAGAGAGACCACCCTTACTTCTTCCAAATCCAGGGACAGCTAGCGGTCACCGGAAAGACGTGGTGCGATTTTGTTGTTTGGACAAACAGAAGCGAGCTTCATCTTAGTACGTTTGTGGAAAGGATTTATTTCGACGAAGATGTGTGGTGCGAAATACTGCAAGCTCTGATATACTTTTACAAAGCTGCCATCATTCCTGAGCTACTAACACGACGCATAAGGCGGTTGGGTTTCCTCTATACCACAGGGGCTGGGTATGTGCCTTATAAAAAGTATGCGCAGGGTTTCTACATCGCTGAGCCATCAGAAGACCCAGTGACGTTAATAATAAGGAAACTGAAATAA